A stretch of Lathyrus oleraceus cultivar Zhongwan6 chromosome 6, CAAS_Psat_ZW6_1.0, whole genome shotgun sequence DNA encodes these proteins:
- the LOC127093991 gene encoding uncharacterized protein LOC127093991, with amino-acid sequence MEEVITKKRPTTEESVAWKEKCSAISLGKRILNKQKDPGTITISCTIKDRTFKKVLIDSRASVSLMPLSIYHRLGIENFSDTRTNMKFAEYSIKNAYGIAEDVLVTIRELSFPVDFVIIDIPEDEETPIILGRPFIQTSRCNLDMDQCTLTLKVYDDEITLNIIKNRKLEVEKEHHYQVGMMMTNMIRKINIQTSEKDARRPSQLPPPPLATPNENIPGSSPKSKRKKERPYPRGRGIGLVKNVYLHG; translated from the coding sequence ATGGAGGAGGTAATCACCAAAAAGAGACCAACAACAGAAGAATCGGTAGCCTGGAAGGAAAAGTGTAGTGCAATATCACTAGGTAAGAGAATTCTAAATAAACAGAAGGATCCTGGAACAATCACAATATCATGCACTATAAAAGATAGAACTTTCAAAAAGGTACTAATTGATTCTAgagctagtgtgagtctgatgccattatcaatctatcacaggTTGGGTATTGAAAATTTCAGTGATACAAGGACAAATATGAAGTTTGCTGAATACTCGATAAAGAATGCATATGGGATAGCAGAAGACGTGCTGGTGACAATAAGGGAATTGagttttcctgttgattttgtgatcatagacatacctgaagatgaaGAGACACCTATCATTCTTGGTCGACCATTCATACAGACAAGTCGATGTAATCTCGACATGGACCAGTGCACGTTAACTTTAAAagtttatgatgatgaaataaccTTGAACATTATTAAAAACAGGAAGCTAGAGGTAGAAAAAGAACATCACTATCAAGTAGGCATGATGATGACAAATATGATAAGGAAAATTAACATACAAACATCAGAAAAAGATGCAAGAAGGCCTTCTCAACTACCACCACCTCCATTAGCAACTCCGAATGAAAACATTCCTGGTTCCAGTCCaaaatcaaaaagaaagaaggaGAGGCCTTATCCTCGAGGACGAGGAATTGGCCTGGTAAAGAATGTTTATCTACATGGATAG